DNA from Gramella sp. MAR_2010_147:
TATGCGGGAACCAGTTTTGCTACTTTAGATAAGTGGAAGTCTGGTGACTTTAAATATGGTAGTGATATCGTGAATCTGGTAGCCGATAAGGTGCAGCCGAATTCGCTGGGTGCTGTTGGATATGATGATGAAGGTGTTAAAACCAAAGAATGGGATCTGGTTCGGAATGGAATATTAACCAATTACCAGGCAATTCGTGATCAGGTACATATGATAGATCAAAATGAATCTCATGGTTGCTGTTATGCACAAAGTTGGAACGATGTTCAGTTTCAGCGTATGCCAAACGTTTCCCTGGAGCCAGGTAAAGAAAAATATAATATAAACGACATGATCAAAGATGTGGAGAAAGGAATCTACATCGCCGGAAGAGGATCTTATTCTATAGATCAGCAACGTTATAACTTCCAGTTTGGTGGTACCGTTTTTTATGAAATAAAAGATGGTAAGATCGTGGGGATGTTAGATGATGTGGCTTACCAGTCGAACACTCAGGAGTTCTGGAATTCGTGTGTGAAAATTTGTGATAAAGATGATTATCGCATGTTTGGTTCTTTCTTCGATGGAAAAGGCCAGCCATCTCAGGTAAGTGCAGTTTCTCATGGTAGTTCTACCGCCAGATTTAATGGCGTAAATGTGATTAATACGGGTAGAACGGTTTAAACTATTTTCTAAATTAAGATCTTATAAAAATGGCAATATATACAAAAGAAGAAGCAAGAAAACTGATGGAAAAAGCCCTGAGCTTTTCTACCGCAGATTCTTGTGAAATCAATATGGGTGGAAGCGAGAGCGGTAATATTCGCTACGCCAGAAATACTGTAACCACAGCAGGCCACCGGTCTAACCAGACTCTAGCGGTAACTTCCAGTTTTGGTAAAAAATCTGGAACTGCTACTATAGATGAGTTTGACGATGAATCATTGGAAAAAGTGATTAAACGAGCGGAAGAACTGGCAAAATTATCACCGGAGAATCCGGAATTTATGGAGCCGCTTGGACCTCAGAACTATCAGGAATCAAAAAGTTTTATTGAAAGTACAGCGAATGTTCAACCGGCATATCGGGCCAAAGTTGCGGCAAGTAGTATAGAACCAGCTTCGGCAAAAGATGTTACTGCAGCAGGGTTTTTACAGGATTCAGCAGGCTTTAGTGCAAAAATGAATTCAAACGGATTGTTCGCTTATAATCAGTCTACCAATGTAGATTTTACAGTTACGATGCGTACCAACGATGGTACTGGATCTGGCTGGGTGACCAGGGATTACAATGATATCTCAAAATTTAATCCTGATGAAGCGGCGAAAGTGGCGATAGATAAGGCAGTAATGTCACGCGAAGCAAAAGCTATAGAACCGGGAAAATATACGGTTATTCTGGAGCCTGCTGCGTCTGTAGATTTACTGGGAAATATGGCAGGATCATTTAACGCTCGTACGGCAGATGAAGGACGTAGTTTTATGTCTAAAGATGGTGGCACCAAGATGGGACAGAAGATCGTTGATGAACGCGTAAATATATGGTCAGATCCATTACATCCGGAAGTTCCAACTTCTACCTGGAATGGTGATGGTTTGCCTCTAAAGAAAATGAAATGGATTGAGGATGGAGTGGTCAAAAACCTTGCTTATAGCCGTTTTTGGGCAAAGGAAAAAGGAGTAGACCCTGTGCCGTTTCCAAGTAATTTTATCATGGAAGGTGGGGATGCTTCAAGAGAAGAACTTATTAAAAGCACTAAAAAAGGAATTTTAGTGACCAGGCTTTGGTACATACGTGGTGTAGATCCTCAAACTTTACTTTATACAGGTCTTACCAGGGATGGAACTTTTTATATTGAAAACGGGGAGATTAAATATCCCGTTAAAAATTTCAGATTTAATGAAAGTCCGATAATTATGCTGAACAATTTAGAAGAATTGGGAGAGCAGGTTCGTATTGACGGAAATTTAATTCCGTATATGAAGATCAGGGACTTTACATTTACCAGCTTGTCTGATGCTGTTTAGAATTAATTAAATTTTTAAACTGGTTGTTTTGATTCTGTCTTAACAACCAGTTTTTATTTATGATATTTCCCCTCACCCAGAACTGCAAAAAAAAGCAGTTCTGACCTCTCCCATGGGATAGGTAAAGAGGAAACCCTACCTTTGCAGGCCCAGGCAGGCCCGAGGCTGAGCCGTAGGGGAATTATATAGAGTAAACATTTTAAATTAAGATGTTGTGAGCAATGAGTTTTTCTTTACCAGGCTGCAATATGAGTCGGGAGATTGGGACGTAGATCAGCGAATGCCTTCTAATTTGCTTAATTCCCTGGTAGAATATACTACGCTGAGAATTGATAAACAGGAAAATATTGTTCCCCTGGCGAGTGATGAAATATTCAGTTGTCCCTTTTGCTATATTTCAGGTCATAAACTGGTGCAGTTTACCAAAAAAGAGAAAGAAAACTTCAAAAAATATGTGGAAAATGGCGGATTCGTTTTTGCAGATGACTGCAATCATGATATTGATGGGTTATTTGCTAAATCTTTTGAGCGACAGATGGAGGAGATTTTTGGCTTTTCAGCATTAAAAAAGATTCCCAATAATCACGAATTATATTCTATATTTTTTGAATTTGAAGATGGTCCGCCTACTACTTCACAAGAGCTAAATGGCTGGGGAGACGACCTGGTGCATGATTATTTAAAGGCCATAGAGATGAATGGAAGGATTGGCGTTTTATATAGCAATAAAGATTATGGCTGCGAGTGGGATTACGATTTCCGGAACAAGCGCTGGTATAAAATAGATAATACACGGTTTGGGGTTAATATAGTGATGTATGCCTTAACCTCATAAATTTAAAAATATGGAGAAAGACCTGGAAATTTTGGAACGGGAGGTAGAAAGCCTTACCGGGAAACTTAAGGATTTAAAGCAGGAAATTGGTAAAGTAATTATCGGTCAGGATGAAACGGTAGAACAACTAATAATAGCTTTTCTGGCAGGTGGACATATCTTGCTGGAAGGCGTTCCGGGACTGGCAAAAACGCTGATGATCCGAACCCTTTCACAGGCAATAGATCTCAAATTCAGAAGGATTCAGTTTACGCCAGATTTGATGCCATCAGACATTATTGGAACTGAAATTCTGGAAGAAGACCATAGTACGGGAAAGAAATTTTTCAAATTTAATAAAGGACCCATTTTCGCTAATATTATCCTTGCAGACGAAATTAACCGTACCCCACCTAAAACTCAGGCGGCTCTATTGGAAGCCATGCAGGAATTTGAAGTGACTTATTCCGGGCAGACCTATAAACTGGACAGGCCTTTCTTTCTGCTTGCCACACAAAACCCAATTGAACAATCGGGAACTTTCCCCTTGCCGGAAGCACAGCAGGACCGGTTCTTATCGTATATAAAGATCGGTTATCCTTCTGAACATGAGGAAACCGATATCTTAATGCAAACTACCGGAATTAAGTCGGAAAAAGTAAATCCTGTCCTTAATGGGGATGAAATCCTGCGGTTACAGGAACTTGTTCGGGAAGTGCCTATTAGCGAGGATCTGGTAAAAACTGTTAGTAAACTGGTACGCTCCACCAGGCCGGAAACTACCAGTAACGATTATGTGAAAGAATGGGTGAACTGGGGTGCAGGTCCTCGAGCCGGACAGGCCATGATCCTTACGGCAAAAGCACGGGCTTTAGTTTACGGCAGGCTTGCGGTCACTTTGGAAGATTTAAAGCATGTAGCTTTACCGGTTTTACGACACCGTACCATAGTGAATTTTAAAGCCGAAGCAGAAGGAATTACTTCAGATGACGTCACCAGACATCTTTTAAAATCGATTACTAACTCATAGGTAAGGTGAAAACGGAATATCAGCAATTATTAAAGCCAGAAGTGATAAATAGTGTTTCGGGATTGTCACTAATTGCCCGGGTAATTGTAGATGGATATTTACACGGGCAGAATCACAGCAGACGGGTAGGAGCGGGAATGGAATTTAGCCAGTACCGTGGATACGAACCCGGCGATGATTTACGGCGATTAGACTGGAAAATGCTCGCCCGTTCCGGAAGATATTATATAAAACAGTCTGAAATTGAAACCAATATCACGGTAAAATTTATAGTAGATTCTAGTAAATCCATGCTTCATGAGGAAGATGGAATTTCTAAAATGGATTATGTGAAAGTCCTAGTAGCTTCTTTGTCTCATTTATGCCAGAACCAGGGAGATGCGATAGGGTTATTTGCGTTGAACGATCAAAATTTGAGAAGTGTTTTTCCAAAAGTTCAGAAGCAACATTTTAATCGACTTTTACTGGAGCTAATCAATATTAAAACCGAAGGAAAATGGCCAGAAGATCCTTCCATAATTGAAAAAATTCACGCCAGAGGTGAGAAGGAACTAATTATTCTTATTTCTGATATGTATGAAAGAGGAGCTGAAATAACAAATTTGATCAAGAAGCTGAAAACTTCCCGAAACGAAGTGGTTCTATTTCAGATTATTGGAAAAAGCGAAATGGATTTTGATTATAAAGGCAGTCTTACTTTTGAAGATTTGGAAACCGGACAAAAAATTAAAATAGATGCTGCGAAAGCGAAGCAGGAATACTTGGAAGCACTCAGAAATAAGATCAGTGCTGTTAAAGATGAATTGCTGGCCAGTGATATAAGTTATCATCTTTTTAGGATGGATGAAAATATTGGTCAGGTGTTGCAGACATTTTTAAAGAAAAGGAATAGGTTAGTTTAATATGGTTTTTCTCAACCCTACATATTTATGGGCATTATTAGGGCTTGCCGTCCCCATCGCCATCCATTTATGGAGTAAAAAAGAGAGTAGGACCATTAAAATGGGGAGTATTCAGTTTTTTAAGGAATCAGATCCTAAAAAAACAAGCTCCATCAGCATCAATGAATGGTGGTTGTTAGTGCTCAGAATACTAATAATTGGCATTTTAGCATGTATTCTTGCTGAACCAGCTTTACAGAAGAAAAAGAGTAAAAATGCGGTTGTCTATCTTATAGAACCATCCATAGCTTTGGATGCAGATTTTAAAGATCTGGTAGATTCTCTGGATTTGGATCACGACTTAAGATTACTTCAAAAAGGATTTCCAGACCTGGAAAGAGAAGATTTGGATTCAGCCAATAATACAACTCCTGATTACTGGCAACTGTCTAATCAAATGGAAAAATTATCGGCAGATAGTATTGTTGTCTTTACCCGAGCATTGGTTGCCGGAATTAAAGGCAAGCGACCAGAGATTAATAAAAAAATCAACTTGATCATTGTAAACTCGGAAAATTCGAAATCCGTACCTGTGGAAGCCAGGAGAAAAGAAAATGGAGTTCAGTTAATTTCAATGTTGAGTGATGATAAGCATATAAAATTTGAAAAAGAAATTGTTTCTGAAAACGACTCCAGGTTCGAAATAAATAATGAAGTAGATAGTGTAGAAGTAACAGGAGCCAATGAAAATCATCGTTTAGCTTTGAAAGAGGAAATCGAGATCAATGTCCAGTTATTTTATTCGGATAGTCTGACTAAGGAAGCACATTATATCGAAAGTGCATTTTCGGCAATTTCAAAATATTTAGATGCTGACATCAAACTTTCGAAGACCAGAAACAGAGACAGTTTAAAGATTAAGGAAGGCAATCCTCTTATCTGGTTGAGCGACGAATCACCAGTAAAAAGCTCCGGATCCTTACTTATTTACCGGCCAGACAGTCTGGCGAATGCATTGATTGAACCCGGAGCATACAAAAATTCATTTTATCTAACCAGCCCTATAAACGCTGAAAATATCGTAGAAAAGCATCTGGCAGAAAAACTGATTGGTTTTCTTGATCTGCACAAAGGAATAGATCAACAGGTTCAAAAGAACGATACCCGCGTAATGGACAGGGTAGCTTTTTTACCGATAGAGAACTTAGCGAAAATTGAAAAAAATCAACCGGTTACAACC
Protein-coding regions in this window:
- a CDS encoding MoxR family ATPase, whose translation is MEKDLEILEREVESLTGKLKDLKQEIGKVIIGQDETVEQLIIAFLAGGHILLEGVPGLAKTLMIRTLSQAIDLKFRRIQFTPDLMPSDIIGTEILEEDHSTGKKFFKFNKGPIFANIILADEINRTPPKTQAALLEAMQEFEVTYSGQTYKLDRPFFLLATQNPIEQSGTFPLPEAQQDRFLSYIKIGYPSEHEETDILMQTTGIKSEKVNPVLNGDEILRLQELVREVPISEDLVKTVSKLVRSTRPETTSNDYVKEWVNWGAGPRAGQAMILTAKARALVYGRLAVTLEDLKHVALPVLRHRTIVNFKAEAEGITSDDVTRHLLKSITNS
- a CDS encoding TldD/PmbA family protein; translation: MAIYTKEEARKLMEKALSFSTADSCEINMGGSESGNIRYARNTVTTAGHRSNQTLAVTSSFGKKSGTATIDEFDDESLEKVIKRAEELAKLSPENPEFMEPLGPQNYQESKSFIESTANVQPAYRAKVAASSIEPASAKDVTAAGFLQDSAGFSAKMNSNGLFAYNQSTNVDFTVTMRTNDGTGSGWVTRDYNDISKFNPDEAAKVAIDKAVMSREAKAIEPGKYTVILEPAASVDLLGNMAGSFNARTADEGRSFMSKDGGTKMGQKIVDERVNIWSDPLHPEVPTSTWNGDGLPLKKMKWIEDGVVKNLAYSRFWAKEKGVDPVPFPSNFIMEGGDASREELIKSTKKGILVTRLWYIRGVDPQTLLYTGLTRDGTFYIENGEIKYPVKNFRFNESPIIMLNNLEELGEQVRIDGNLIPYMKIRDFTFTSLSDAV
- a CDS encoding BatA domain-containing protein, encoding MVFLNPTYLWALLGLAVPIAIHLWSKKESRTIKMGSIQFFKESDPKKTSSISINEWWLLVLRILIIGILACILAEPALQKKKSKNAVVYLIEPSIALDADFKDLVDSLDLDHDLRLLQKGFPDLEREDLDSANNTTPDYWQLSNQMEKLSADSIVVFTRALVAGIKGKRPEINKKINLIIVNSENSKSVPVEARRKENGVQLISMLSDDKHIKFEKEIVSENDSRFEINNEVDSVEVTGANENHRLALKEEIEINVQLFYSDSLTKEAHYIESAFSAISKYLDADIKLSKTRNRDSLKIKEGNPLIWLSDESPVKSSGSLLIYRPDSLANALIEPGAYKNSFYLTSPINAENIVEKHLAEKLIGFLDLHKGIDQQVQKNDTRVMDRVAFLPIENLAKIEKNQPVTTSVSYWFWIILAILLIGERALAAYRKQ
- a CDS encoding DUF58 domain-containing protein is translated as MKTEYQQLLKPEVINSVSGLSLIARVIVDGYLHGQNHSRRVGAGMEFSQYRGYEPGDDLRRLDWKMLARSGRYYIKQSEIETNITVKFIVDSSKSMLHEEDGISKMDYVKVLVASLSHLCQNQGDAIGLFALNDQNLRSVFPKVQKQHFNRLLLELINIKTEGKWPEDPSIIEKIHARGEKELIILISDMYERGAEITNLIKKLKTSRNEVVLFQIIGKSEMDFDYKGSLTFEDLETGQKIKIDAAKAKQEYLEALRNKISAVKDELLASDISYHLFRMDENIGQVLQTFLKKRNRLV
- a CDS encoding DUF4159 domain-containing protein, with amino-acid sequence MSNEFFFTRLQYESGDWDVDQRMPSNLLNSLVEYTTLRIDKQENIVPLASDEIFSCPFCYISGHKLVQFTKKEKENFKKYVENGGFVFADDCNHDIDGLFAKSFERQMEEIFGFSALKKIPNNHELYSIFFEFEDGPPTTSQELNGWGDDLVHDYLKAIEMNGRIGVLYSNKDYGCEWDYDFRNKRWYKIDNTRFGVNIVMYALTS